The Streptomyces europaeiscabiei genome window below encodes:
- a CDS encoding cholesterol oxidase substrate-binding domain-containing protein produces MTDSSEASRRGFLLGAAALALTPQFVRQDPAAAAAELPGFPADVELYRSAYRNWGGEITASGLWACAPADADQVVAVVNWARRQGWTVRARGLSHGWSPLTITPGTDSGAPVMLVDTTAHLTGMTLESTGPAAVRVGSGATLEGLLTFLEGHGLGVTACPAPGDLSIGGALAVDAHGTAVPAAGETRLPGHTYGSLSNLVLSLTAVVWDADSDAYVLRTFTRDDADGAALLTHAGRALVTEFVLRAGANSSLRCLSRTDIPAGELFAPPGGDGRTFASFLDEAGRLEAIWFAFTEFPWFKVWSVEPTRPLTSRRVTSPYNYPFSDNVPTVVADLVGRMVSDAAWYLAPVLGDAQLTTASLGLTTTLSADIWGPSKNTLLYVKPTTLRVTANGYAVLTSRDQVQRVVCEFTAFYRERLTAYAARGRFPVNGSVEIRVTGLDDPADVGVAGARAPLLSALRPRADRPEWDTAVWLDVLTLPGTPDAEAFFRELERFLLTTYDGGHALTRVEWSKGWGYTDEAAWSDEEVLGTVVPESFEDGEGPGWDDAVEILDRLDPHRVYGNTFLDRLFP; encoded by the coding sequence GTGACCGACTCCTCAGAAGCGTCCCGCCGTGGTTTCCTCCTCGGTGCCGCCGCGCTCGCCCTCACCCCCCAGTTCGTCCGCCAGGACCCGGCCGCCGCCGCGGCCGAGCTGCCCGGCTTCCCGGCGGACGTCGAGCTGTACCGGTCGGCGTACCGCAACTGGGGCGGGGAGATCACCGCGTCCGGACTGTGGGCGTGCGCGCCCGCCGACGCGGACCAGGTGGTGGCGGTCGTCAACTGGGCCCGACGGCAGGGCTGGACGGTCCGGGCGCGCGGCCTCTCCCACGGCTGGTCCCCGCTCACCATCACCCCCGGCACCGACTCCGGCGCACCTGTGATGCTCGTCGACACGACCGCCCACCTCACCGGTATGACACTTGAGTCCACCGGCCCGGCCGCCGTCCGCGTGGGCTCCGGCGCCACGCTGGAAGGGCTGCTGACCTTTCTGGAGGGCCACGGCCTCGGGGTGACGGCCTGCCCGGCGCCCGGGGACCTCTCGATCGGCGGCGCCCTGGCCGTCGACGCCCACGGCACGGCCGTACCGGCGGCCGGGGAGACACGGCTGCCCGGTCACACGTACGGCTCGCTCAGCAATCTCGTGCTGTCGCTGACGGCGGTGGTGTGGGACGCCGACAGCGACGCGTACGTACTGCGGACGTTCACACGGGACGACGCTGACGGTGCCGCGCTGCTCACCCATGCCGGGCGGGCGCTGGTCACGGAGTTCGTGCTGCGGGCGGGGGCGAACAGCAGTCTGCGCTGCCTCAGCCGGACCGACATTCCCGCCGGGGAGCTGTTCGCCCCGCCGGGCGGCGACGGGCGTACGTTCGCGAGCTTCCTGGACGAGGCGGGACGGCTGGAGGCGATCTGGTTCGCGTTCACCGAGTTCCCCTGGTTCAAGGTGTGGAGTGTCGAGCCGACCCGCCCACTCACCTCCCGGCGTGTGACCTCGCCGTACAACTATCCCTTCTCGGACAACGTGCCGACCGTCGTCGCCGACCTCGTCGGGCGGATGGTGTCCGACGCCGCCTGGTATCTGGCTCCGGTGCTGGGCGACGCCCAGCTGACCACGGCCTCGCTGGGACTGACGACCACGCTGTCGGCGGACATCTGGGGCCCGTCGAAGAACACGCTGCTGTATGTGAAGCCGACGACTCTGCGGGTGACGGCGAACGGGTACGCGGTCCTCACCTCACGGGACCAGGTACAGCGTGTGGTCTGCGAGTTCACCGCGTTCTACCGGGAGCGGCTCACCGCGTACGCGGCGCGGGGGCGCTTCCCGGTGAACGGCTCGGTGGAGATCCGGGTGACCGGTCTCGACGACCCGGCGGACGTCGGGGTGGCGGGGGCGCGTGCCCCGCTGCTGTCGGCGCTGCGGCCGCGCGCCGACCGGCCCGAGTGGGACACGGCCGTGTGGCTGGACGTGCTGACGCTGCCGGGGACACCGGATGCCGAGGCGTTCTTCCGGGAGCTGGAGCGGTTCCTGCTCACGACGTACGACGGCGGCCACGCCCTCACCCGGGTCGAGTGGTCCAAGGGCTGGGGTTACACGGACGAGGCCGCCTGGAGCGACGAGGAGGTGCTCGGCACCGTCGTACCGGAGTCCTTCGAGGACGGTGAAGGGCCGGGCTGGGACGACGCGGTGGAGATTTTGGACCGGCTCGATCCGCACCGGGTGTACGGGAACACCTTCCTCGACCGGCTGTTCCCGTAA
- a CDS encoding DUF6328 family protein: MTEVQGEDRGRDETEDERADRRWSELIQEVRVAQTGVQILFGFLLTVVFTPRYEDLPQTEKTIYIVTVVLGAAATGALIGPVSFHRIVAGRRIKPAAVQWAARLTVVGLVLLLATMTAALLLVLRVATHDEFVPWLVGCVLLWYLLCWFVLPTWIRRRHADD; this comes from the coding sequence GTGACCGAGGTGCAGGGCGAGGACCGAGGCCGGGACGAGACCGAGGACGAGCGCGCCGACCGCCGCTGGAGCGAACTCATCCAGGAGGTGCGGGTCGCCCAGACCGGTGTGCAGATCCTGTTCGGCTTCCTGCTCACCGTCGTGTTCACCCCGCGCTACGAGGACCTGCCGCAGACCGAGAAGACCATCTACATCGTCACCGTCGTCCTCGGCGCCGCCGCCACCGGCGCCCTCATCGGGCCCGTCTCCTTCCACCGGATCGTCGCCGGACGCCGCATCAAGCCCGCCGCCGTGCAGTGGGCCGCACGGCTGACCGTCGTCGGCCTGGTCCTGCTCCTCGCCACGATGACGGCGGCGCTGCTGCTGGTCCTGCGCGTGGCCACGCACGACGAGTTCGTGCCCTGGCTGGTGGGCTGCGTGCTCCTCTGGTACCTGCTGTGCTGGTTCGTGCTGCCCACGTGGATCCGCCGCCGGCACGCCGACGACTGA